The following are from one region of the Sorghum bicolor cultivar BTx623 chromosome 2, Sorghum_bicolor_NCBIv3, whole genome shotgun sequence genome:
- the LOC8079211 gene encoding GEM-like protein 1 isoform X2: MDPKPSADAPAAAAEEHVAYPRMSPEDIAPPPPPVVPPAGANPYVLSAPSSNPPSKGARENLRDMFGMVGKKFNEAARKTEGIAGDVWQHLKTGPSIADTAMGRIAQISKVISEGGYDKIFQQTFECSPDEKLKKAYVCYLSTSHGPIMGVLYLSTVKIAFGSDSPVKYVTEDNKTQSSFYKVVLPLPHLRSVIPTASQQNPAERYIQVVSVDNHEFWFMGFVNYDSAVKNLQEAVRGVHGA, translated from the exons ATGGATCCCAAGCCCTCTGCCGACGCGCCCGCCGCGGCGGCCGAGGAGCACGTGGCGTACCCGCGGATGTCTCCGGAGGACatcgccccgccgccgccgcctgtcgTGCCGCCGGCCGGCGCCAACCCCTACGTGCTCTCCGCCCCGTCGTCCAACCCGCCCTCCAAGG GCGCTAGGGAGAATCTGAGGGACATGTTCGGCATGGTGGGGAAGAAGTTCAACGAGGCCGCGCGCAAGACCGAGGGCATCGCCGGCGACGTCTGGCAGCATC TGAAAACTGGACCCAGCATTGCTGATACTGCCATGGGGAGGATTGCTCAGATATCCAAGGTTATATCCGAGGGTGGCTACGACAAGATATTTCAGCAGACCTTTGAGTGCTCGCCTgatgagaagctcaagaaggcatacGTGTGCTACCTATCAACGTCGCATGGACCGATCATGGGTGTCCTATATCTCTCGACTGTGAAGATTGCATTTGGTAGCGACAGCCCTGTCAAATATGTGACTGAGGACAACAAAACTCAGTCATCCTTTTATAAG GTTGTTTTACCACTTCCTCACCTGAGATCAGTTATTCCCACAGCAAGTCAGCAAAACCCTGCAGAGAGGTACATTCAGGTCGTTTCAGTTGACAACCACGAGTTCTGGTTCATGGGTTTCGTGAACTATGATAGCGCTGTAAAGAATCTTCAGGAGGCTGTTCGTGGTGTTCACGGGGCCTAG
- the LOC8079210 gene encoding pentatricopeptide repeat-containing protein At4g28010: MRKRLEPRLVRSLATATVSSAHPPLPSPSFSSPKPPRTAAPFLAVLFRRGRADAAALLNRRLRGAPVTEACSLLSALPDVRDAVSYNTVLAALCRRGGDHLRQARSLLVDMSREAHPAARPNAVSYTTVMRGLCASRRTGEAVALLRSMQASGVRADVVTYGTLIRGLCDASELDAALELLDEMCGSGVQPNVVVYSCLLRGYCRSGRWQDVGKVFEDMSRRGIKPDVIMFTGLIDDLCKEGKTGKAAKVKDMMVQRGLEPNVVTYNVLINSLCKEGSVREALTLRKEMDDKGVAPDVVTYNTLIAGLSGVLEMDEAMSFLEEMIQGDTVVEPDVVTFNSVIHGLCKIGRMTQAVKVREMMAERGCMCNLVTYNYLIGGFLRVHKVKMAMNLMDELAISGLEPDSFTYSILINGFSKMWEVDRAEKFLCTMRQRGIKAELFHYIPLLAAMCQQGMMERAMGLFNEMDKNCGLDAIAYSTMIHGACKSGDMKTVKQLIQDMLDEGLAPDAVTYSMLINMYAKLGDLEEAERVLKQMTASGFVPDVAVFDSLIKGYSAEGQTDKVLKLIHEMRAKNVAFDPKIISTIIRLPQQTPLL; encoded by the coding sequence ATGAGGAAGCGCCTGGAGCCCCGTCTCGTCCGGTCCCTGGCCACCGCCACCGTCTCGTCCGCCCACCCGCCGCTCCCATCGCCCTCCTTCTCGTCCCCGAAGCCGCCCCGCACCGCGGCGCCGTTCCTCGCCGTGCTCTTCCGCCGGGGCCGCGCGGACGCCGCGGCGCTCCTCAACCGCCGCCTCCGCGGGGCGCCCGTGACGGAGGCGTGCTCCCTCCTCTCCGCGCTCCCGGACGTCCGCGACGCCGTCTCCTACAACACCGTCCTCGCCGCGCTCTGCCGCCGCGGGGGCGACCACCTGCGCCAGGCGCGCTCCCTCCTCGTCGACATGTCGCGGGAGGCGCACCCGGCCGCCCGCCCCAACGCCGTGTCCTACACCACGGTCATGCGGGGGCTCTGCGCGTCCCGCCGCACGGGGGAAGCCGTCGCGTTGCTCCGGTCCATGCAGGCCAGCGGCGTCCGCGCCGACGTCGTCACGTACGGCACGCTCATCCGCGGACTCTGCGACGCCTCGGAGCTCGACGCGGCGTTGGAGCTTCTGGATGAGATGTGCGGGAGTGGTGTTCAGCCCAACGTGGTCGTGTACAGCTGCTTGCTTCGTGGGTACTGCAGGTCCGGCAGGTGGCAGGATGTAGGCAAGGTGTTCGAGGACATGTCCCGTCGGGGGATCAAGCCGGATGTGATCATGTTCACTGGTTTAATCGATGACTTGTGTAAAGAGGGAAAGACGGGTAAGGCTGCAAAGGTGAAGGACATGATGGTGCAGCGGGGGCTGGAGCCAAATGTGGTGACATACAATGTGCTCATCAATTCCCTGTGCAAGGAAGGATCGGTAAGGGAGGCACTGACATTGAGGAAGGAGATGGATGACAAGGGTGTGGCACCAGATGTCGTGACATACAATACCCTGATCGCAGGGCTTTCTGGTGTGCTTGAGATGGATGAGGCAATGAGTTTCCTTGAGGAGATGATTCAGGGAGATACTGTAGTTGAGCCTGATGTGGTCACTTTCAACTCAGTTATACATGGACTATGTAAGATCGGTCGGATGACACAAGCAGTCAAAGTTCGTGAGATGATGGCCGAGAGGGGGTGTATGTGTAACTTGGTGACTTACAACTATCTGATTGGTGGATTCCTTAGGGTTCACAAGGTTAAGATGGCTATGAATCTAATGGATGAGCTGGCAATTTCTGGATTGGAACCTGATTCGTTCACCTATAGCATATTGATAAATGGCTTCAGCAAGATGTGGGAAGTTGACCGTGCGGAAAAGTTCCTGTGTACAATGAGGCAACGTGGGATAAAAGCTGAACTATTTCACTACATTCCTCTGCTTGCAGCTATGTGTCAACAGGGAATGATGGAGCGAGCTATGGGTTTGTTCAATGAAATGGATAAGAACTGTGGACTCGATGCTATCGCATATAGCACAATGATCCATGGTGCCTGCAAATCAGGGGATATGAAAACAGTTAAACAATTGATTCAGGATATGCTTGATGAGGGTCTGGCTCCTGATGCCGTGACATATTCTATGCTAATCAACATGTATGCAAAATTAGGAGACCTAGAAGAAGCTGAGAGGGTGCTTAAACAGATGACTGCAAGTGGCTTTGTGCCTGATGTTGCTGTATTTGATTCTCTGATCAAAGGCTACAGCGCTGAAGGCCAAACAGACAAGGTTCTTAAATTGATACATGAAATGAGAGCCAAGAATGTAGCCTTTGATCCAAAAATTATTTCTACCATCATCCGCCTCCCTCAACAGACGCCGTTGCTCTAG
- the LOC8079211 gene encoding GEM-like protein 1 isoform X1, producing MDPKPSADAPAAAAEEHVAYPRMSPEDIAPPPPPVVPPAGANPYVLSAPSSNPPSKACCGLIALVLGDVSPLAGARENLRDMFGMVGKKFNEAARKTEGIAGDVWQHLKTGPSIADTAMGRIAQISKVISEGGYDKIFQQTFECSPDEKLKKAYVCYLSTSHGPIMGVLYLSTVKIAFGSDSPVKYVTEDNKTQSSFYKVVLPLPHLRSVIPTASQQNPAERYIQVVSVDNHEFWFMGFVNYDSAVKNLQEAVRGVHGA from the exons ATGGATCCCAAGCCCTCTGCCGACGCGCCCGCCGCGGCGGCCGAGGAGCACGTGGCGTACCCGCGGATGTCTCCGGAGGACatcgccccgccgccgccgcctgtcgTGCCGCCGGCCGGCGCCAACCCCTACGTGCTCTCCGCCCCGTCGTCCAACCCGCCCTCCAAGG CTTGTTGCGGCCTCATCGCTCTGGTTTTGGGGGATGTATCGCCGCTTGCAGGCGCTAGGGAGAATCTGAGGGACATGTTCGGCATGGTGGGGAAGAAGTTCAACGAGGCCGCGCGCAAGACCGAGGGCATCGCCGGCGACGTCTGGCAGCATC TGAAAACTGGACCCAGCATTGCTGATACTGCCATGGGGAGGATTGCTCAGATATCCAAGGTTATATCCGAGGGTGGCTACGACAAGATATTTCAGCAGACCTTTGAGTGCTCGCCTgatgagaagctcaagaaggcatacGTGTGCTACCTATCAACGTCGCATGGACCGATCATGGGTGTCCTATATCTCTCGACTGTGAAGATTGCATTTGGTAGCGACAGCCCTGTCAAATATGTGACTGAGGACAACAAAACTCAGTCATCCTTTTATAAG GTTGTTTTACCACTTCCTCACCTGAGATCAGTTATTCCCACAGCAAGTCAGCAAAACCCTGCAGAGAGGTACATTCAGGTCGTTTCAGTTGACAACCACGAGTTCTGGTTCATGGGTTTCGTGAACTATGATAGCGCTGTAAAGAATCTTCAGGAGGCTGTTCGTGGTGTTCACGGGGCCTAG